In one window of Lewinella sp. 4G2 DNA:
- a CDS encoding gluconate 2-dehydrogenase subunit 3 family protein produces the protein MQSCTPDKAGSSWVPAYFDGDQARFLTAYVDTLLPRTTTPGGVDLGVDHFIDKVLAATNADPEAESPMRTGIIDFDTNASTQFGKVFADLEASQRAQLFSEAEKSSRYQPSVWGTAVGEQPPISFYRSLKSMALWGYLSSETVGTEILNYLPVPGEYDGDIPLSSVGGKAWSLG, from the coding sequence ATGCAATCCTGCACACCGGATAAAGCGGGCAGCAGCTGGGTGCCAGCTTACTTTGATGGTGACCAGGCCCGGTTCTTGACTGCCTACGTCGATACCCTCCTGCCGCGCACGACTACCCCGGGTGGGGTGGACCTCGGCGTCGATCACTTCATCGACAAAGTCCTGGCGGCCACGAACGCGGACCCGGAGGCCGAATCCCCCATGCGCACGGGCATCATCGACTTTGATACGAACGCTTCCACCCAATTCGGTAAAGTATTCGCCGACCTCGAGGCGAGCCAACGGGCGCAGCTCTTCAGCGAGGCCGAAAAGTCATCGCGTTACCAACCGTCGGTATGGGGCACGGCCGTTGGGGAGCAGCCACCAATCAGCTTTTACCGCTCTTTAAAATCCATGGCACTCTGGGGCTACCTGTCCTCAGAAACAGTGGGGACGGAGATCCTTAATTACCTTCCGGTACCGGGGGAATACGATGGCGATATTCCGCTGAGTAGTGTGGGGGGCAAGGCTTGGAGTTTGGGGTAG
- a CDS encoding GMC oxidoreductase, with amino-acid sequence MANYNTKADKSVTYDAIVVGSGISGGWAAKELTEKGLKTLVLERGRIVKHVEDYPTANLDPWDMELRGGLTAEEQARHYKNGRAGFIGKDTEHFWANDLENPYTEAKPFLWIRAHQMGGRSILWGKQTYRWSDIDFEANAKDGHGVDWPIRYRDIAAWYSYVEKFAGISGSKEGLKQLPDSEFLPPMQLNVVEKAIKERLEKNHPGRKLIIGRCAHLTVPHNGRGKCQYRNRCSRGCPYGAYFSSNAVTLPAAAATGKLTIRPFSIVQEVIYDDKAGKATGVRVIDAETSEVIDYKAKVIFLNAGSLASTQIMLNSKSRRFENGFGNDSGELGHNLMDHTYRSGATGTVEGFDDRYYKGRRPNGIYIPRYYNIDKASEHPDFIRGFGYQGGAGRGGSLHQNNHSDFGADFKDGLAKPGPWEFFITGFAEALPRHENHVRLNPDVLDKWGQPTLTIDAEWDDNALRMNEQAQTDAEEMLERAGLKNIVGFNNGHEMGYGIHEMGTARMGKDPKTSVLNKFNQVHAAKNVFVTDGACMTSAACVNPSLTYMALTARAADFAVSELNKGNIK; translated from the coding sequence ATGGCGAATTACAACACCAAGGCGGATAAGTCCGTCACCTACGACGCGATTGTCGTCGGCTCCGGCATCTCCGGCGGATGGGCAGCGAAGGAGCTGACGGAAAAGGGCCTCAAAACCCTCGTCCTAGAACGCGGGCGCATCGTCAAGCACGTTGAGGACTACCCGACGGCCAACCTTGACCCCTGGGATATGGAACTACGTGGTGGCCTCACCGCCGAAGAGCAGGCCCGCCATTACAAAAACGGCCGCGCCGGCTTCATCGGGAAGGACACCGAACACTTCTGGGCCAATGACCTCGAGAACCCCTACACGGAGGCCAAACCATTTCTCTGGATCCGCGCTCACCAGATGGGTGGCCGCAGCATTCTGTGGGGCAAACAGACCTACCGTTGGAGCGATATTGACTTCGAGGCGAACGCCAAGGACGGCCACGGCGTCGACTGGCCCATCCGTTACCGCGATATTGCTGCCTGGTACTCCTACGTGGAGAAGTTTGCCGGTATCAGCGGCTCCAAGGAGGGGCTCAAGCAATTGCCCGACAGTGAGTTCCTGCCACCCATGCAGCTGAACGTCGTCGAGAAAGCCATCAAGGAACGGTTGGAGAAGAACCACCCCGGCCGCAAACTCATCATCGGCCGCTGCGCCCACCTTACCGTTCCGCACAACGGCCGCGGGAAGTGCCAGTACCGCAACCGGTGTAGCCGGGGTTGCCCCTACGGTGCCTACTTCAGCTCAAACGCCGTAACGCTTCCGGCCGCCGCCGCTACGGGTAAGCTGACGATCCGCCCCTTCTCCATCGTTCAGGAAGTGATCTACGACGATAAGGCCGGTAAGGCCACCGGTGTAAGGGTTATCGACGCCGAAACGAGCGAGGTGATCGACTACAAGGCGAAAGTGATCTTCCTCAACGCCGGTTCCCTGGCTTCCACGCAGATCATGCTCAATTCCAAGTCGCGGCGCTTCGAAAATGGTTTCGGTAACGATTCCGGCGAGTTGGGCCACAACCTGATGGACCACACCTACCGCTCCGGCGCCACCGGTACCGTGGAGGGTTTCGACGACCGCTACTACAAAGGCCGCCGCCCCAACGGGATCTACATCCCCCGCTACTACAACATCGACAAGGCTTCCGAACACCCCGACTTTATCCGGGGCTTCGGTTACCAGGGTGGCGCGGGCCGCGGGGGTTCCCTCCATCAGAACAACCATTCGGACTTCGGGGCGGACTTCAAGGACGGCCTCGCCAAACCGGGCCCGTGGGAATTCTTCATCACGGGCTTCGCCGAAGCACTGCCGCGCCACGAAAACCACGTCCGCCTCAACCCGGACGTTCTCGATAAATGGGGCCAACCTACGCTTACCATCGATGCGGAGTGGGACGACAACGCCCTACGCATGAACGAGCAGGCCCAAACCGACGCCGAGGAAATGCTGGAACGGGCGGGTTTGAAAAACATCGTCGGATTCAACAACGGCCACGAAATGGGCTACGGCATCCACGAAATGGGTACCGCCCGTATGGGTAAGGACCCGAAAACGTCGGTATTAAATAAATTCAATCAGGTCCACGCCGCAAAAAATGTATTCGTGACGGACGGGGCCTGTATGACCTCGGCGGCCTGCGTTAATCCTTCGCTCACCTACATGGCGCTGACGGCGCGGGCGGCGGACTTCGCGGTATCGGAATTAAATAAAGGGAATATCAAATAA
- a CDS encoding RNA polymerase sigma factor, whose amino-acid sequence MNTHTPQQRRFLAAYEACHEAFQRYCSALAFERMDVEDLVQDVLLSAYHKFESLQDPAKLQHYLIRAARNRSVSLYRSRKRKTEITEQQARRLEARGATPDQLADVHLLYRAIHRLPAKQRDAILLFEISGFSLKEIAASQQTSEASIKMRLKRGREKLARLLADPVRGNRSQLHTLLLTAKSIAL is encoded by the coding sequence ATGAACACCCACACCCCCCAACAACGGCGGTTTTTAGCGGCTTACGAAGCCTGCCACGAGGCTTTCCAACGTTACTGCTCGGCCCTGGCCTTTGAGCGGATGGACGTGGAGGATCTCGTGCAGGACGTGCTGCTCTCCGCCTACCACAAATTTGAGTCCCTCCAGGACCCGGCCAAGTTGCAGCACTACCTCATCCGGGCAGCGCGCAACCGGTCCGTCTCCCTTTACCGGAGCCGGAAACGTAAGACGGAGATCACCGAGCAACAGGCCCGGCGCCTGGAAGCGCGGGGGGCTACGCCCGACCAATTGGCGGACGTTCACCTCCTCTACCGGGCCATCCACCGGCTACCCGCGAAGCAGCGGGACGCCATCCTCCTGTTTGAGATCAGTGGCTTTTCGCTGAAGGAGATCGCGGCTTCCCAGCAGACCAGCGAGGCCTCCATCAAGATGCGCCTCAAGCGAGGACGGGAGAAACTCGCCCGGCTCTTGGCCGACCCCGTCCGGGGGAACCGGTCCCAACTACACACCCTCTTGCTCACCGCAAAAAGCATTGCCCTATGA
- a CDS encoding lipocalin family protein — MKLSPLFLLLLASLCFTACEDDDDPRPATIIGTWKLVEVYADPGGGGDFEPVDSERIINFETDSTYSSNSIICDFSTETNMLTVLSEGTYDLDAETLTPGDCRNVPPQGPNLRLEFDGEEVILSYQCIEPCQHKYRRR, encoded by the coding sequence ATGAAGTTATCCCCCCTCTTTCTCCTCCTGCTCGCCTCCCTGTGCTTCACCGCCTGCGAAGACGACGATGACCCCCGCCCCGCCACCATCATCGGCACCTGGAAACTCGTCGAAGTCTACGCAGACCCCGGTGGTGGAGGAGATTTTGAACCCGTCGACAGTGAAAGGATCATCAATTTTGAAACGGACAGCACTTACTCGTCGAATTCCATCATCTGTGACTTTTCCACGGAGACCAATATGCTCACCGTACTCAGTGAGGGCACCTACGATCTGGACGCCGAAACGCTGACGCCCGGGGATTGCCGCAACGTCCCCCCGCAAGGCCCGAACTTGCGGCTGGAATTTGACGGCGAGGAAGTGATCCTCTCCTATCAGTGCATCGAACCCTGCCAGCATAAGTACCGCCGGCGGTAG
- a CDS encoding helix-hairpin-helix domain-containing protein has product MNTLFDQIANFFATLSPQMTSLLAIIGLLVFTLGVVIGWLIQRQSTRHFRQQAILMKTDRDLYESRNATLEKERQTLGRELELVSTEKVEALERIELLEAEVTGWDESTQRLMTKVSQLETTNQTYASTIESLNNQVIGLKTQNEHLYGSGGSVTNGTEGDQGAAPGRTRDELGARAGAEEWVTPELDGEDLPFHQEPDAEKPDAPATEQPVTTTTELEDRLQYLEDRLAQLAEQRQLAEQTPSTLYTVQPPTVPDAGEPLVIRADITAGGARPAADGETEVIVQAAQSLQTPVQPEAEPERDDLTKINKIGPFLEGQLNRVDVYRYEQIASWTEADIENYTELIGYVPGIIKQDDWVGQARSLAAASEPEQAEVEVSEPKPIESERATRAAASPSPQPELAAKSAPAPKEKEATVTGAVPTEDSPNADDENLRIVEGIGPRIQQLLRDQGIDTLGKLAASDTERIQSILDEAGGSFRFHDPKTWVAQAGLAADGKMEELKAWQDQLKGGL; this is encoded by the coding sequence ATGAATACGCTTTTCGATCAGATCGCTAATTTTTTCGCGACGCTTTCGCCCCAAATGACCTCGTTGCTGGCCATCATCGGCCTGTTGGTATTCACCCTTGGGGTCGTGATCGGCTGGTTGATCCAGCGCCAATCCACCCGCCATTTTCGCCAGCAGGCCATCCTCATGAAGACGGATCGCGACCTCTACGAAAGCCGCAACGCCACCCTGGAAAAGGAGCGCCAGACCCTCGGCCGCGAGCTCGAGCTCGTCAGCACCGAAAAGGTCGAAGCCCTCGAACGCATCGAACTGCTCGAAGCGGAGGTCACGGGCTGGGACGAATCCACCCAGCGCCTCATGACCAAGGTTAGCCAGCTTGAGACCACCAACCAGACCTACGCCTCCACCATCGAAAGCCTCAATAACCAGGTCATCGGCCTGAAGACTCAGAACGAGCATTTGTACGGATCGGGAGGTAGCGTTACTAATGGTACGGAAGGTGATCAGGGCGCTGCTCCCGGAAGAACGCGGGACGAGTTGGGCGCTCGCGCAGGTGCGGAAGAATGGGTAACACCGGAACTCGACGGTGAGGATCTCCCCTTCCACCAAGAACCGGATGCGGAAAAACCGGACGCTCCCGCCACGGAGCAACCGGTAACCACAACCACTGAGTTGGAGGATCGGCTTCAATACCTGGAAGACCGCCTCGCCCAATTGGCCGAGCAAAGACAACTCGCCGAGCAGACGCCGAGCACGCTCTACACCGTCCAGCCCCCCACCGTTCCGGACGCCGGGGAACCGCTCGTCATCCGGGCCGACATCACCGCCGGTGGTGCCCGCCCCGCCGCGGACGGGGAGACGGAGGTCATCGTCCAGGCCGCCCAGTCGTTGCAGACGCCCGTCCAACCGGAGGCGGAGCCCGAACGGGACGACCTGACGAAGATCAATAAGATCGGCCCTTTCCTGGAAGGCCAGCTCAACCGGGTGGATGTGTACCGCTACGAACAGATCGCCTCCTGGACAGAGGCTGATATTGAAAATTATACCGAACTGATCGGTTACGTGCCCGGCATCATTAAGCAGGATGACTGGGTGGGCCAGGCCCGAAGTTTAGCTGCGGCGTCCGAACCGGAGCAAGCTGAAGTGGAAGTGTCCGAACCAAAACCAATTGAATCGGAAAGGGCCACCCGTGCAGCAGCATCGCCATCACCGCAGCCGGAGTTAGCCGCTAAGTCAGCCCCAGCCCCAAAAGAAAAAGAGGCCACGGTAACCGGAGCCGTTCCCACCGAGGATAGCCCCAATGCGGATGACGAGAACCTGCGCATCGTGGAGGGGATTGGCCCCCGCATCCAACAGTTGTTGCGGGACCAGGGCATCGATACGTTGGGGAAATTGGCGGCGAGCGATACGGAGCGGATTCAATCCATCCTCGACGAAGCTGGCGGCAGCTTCCGCTTTCACGACCCCAAAACTTGGGTAGCTCAGGCCGGCCTCGCCGCCGACGGAAAGATGGAGGAGCTCAAAGCGTGGCAGGACCAGTTGAAGGGCGGCTTGTAG
- a CDS encoding Crp/Fnr family transcriptional regulator produces the protein MADQTLWYLENIDLTNIFCPKKVDMGMLDSKQHPTFEANQYIYLPDEPAKKIFLISEGRVKIGTYGTDGKEVTKAILAPGEVFGELALINDGTRRDFAYSLEPTRLCVLEKEDLQGMLRERSELQLFFMRLIGNRTLRLEQRLENLMFKTSRSRIIEFLHTLAAEKGRAVGFEREVKNMLTHKEIADLTGTSRQTVNTVLNDLRRQNVLTFDRKRMLVRDMDQLQQAG, from the coding sequence ATGGCCGACCAAACACTCTGGTACCTCGAAAATATTGACCTGACGAATATCTTCTGCCCCAAGAAAGTGGACATGGGAATGCTGGACAGCAAGCAGCACCCCACCTTTGAGGCTAATCAGTACATCTACCTGCCGGACGAACCGGCCAAAAAGATATTCCTGATCAGCGAAGGGCGCGTCAAGATCGGCACCTACGGTACGGACGGCAAGGAGGTCACGAAGGCCATCCTCGCCCCCGGCGAAGTATTCGGGGAGTTAGCCCTCATCAACGATGGTACCCGCCGTGACTTTGCCTACAGCCTGGAGCCGACCCGCCTTTGCGTCCTGGAAAAGGAAGACCTGCAGGGAATGCTGCGCGAACGGAGCGAACTCCAACTCTTCTTCATGCGCCTCATCGGTAACCGCACCCTCCGCCTGGAGCAGCGCCTGGAAAACCTGATGTTCAAAACCAGCCGGAGCCGGATCATTGAATTCCTCCACACCCTCGCCGCCGAAAAGGGCCGCGCCGTCGGCTTCGAACGGGAGGTAAAAAATATGCTCACCCACAAAGAGATTGCCGATCTGACGGGCACCAGCCGCCAAACGGTGAATACCGTACTGAATGATCTCCGCCGCCAGAACGTCCTCACTTTCGATCGTAAACGCATGCTCGTCCGCGATATGGACCAACTCCAACAGGCGGGTTAA
- a CDS encoding 3-hydroxyacyl-CoA dehydrogenase/enoyl-CoA hydratase family protein, with protein MQYRLKKVAVLGSGVMGSGIACHLANIGLDVLLLDIVPFNLSDEEKQDPVKRNSQAVSALAAAIKSKPAPLFKKDFAKHITTGNFEDDFEKIADCDWVIEVVIERLDIKKQIFEKVDKYRKAGSLVTSNTSSIPINLLVEGRSDDFQAHFCGTHFFNPPRYLRLFEVIPHGGTKQDVVDFFMHYGDVYLGKQTVLCKDTPGFIGNRIGVMSGVQMMDLTVKYDMTIEEVDAITGSLIGRPNTATYRLQDLVGIDTSAKVSGFVMQNVSDDEYIDMVKGKKQPEFMHHLLNNKWYGNKSGQGFYKKTKERDEKGKSIIHALNLKTLEYAPATRPRLAIGKNKMVEDMGRRMQSIVKSDDREGKFLREYFAGLLAYSANRVPEIADNLYSIDDAMRTGYFWEYGPFETWDQIGLNEGIAMINEIEGGKVADWVKEMKAAGHDSFYKVKDGQRLYYDQSSKSYQPVTSLNNYIILDTLRDQSPVIKNESATVHDLGDGVMCVEFTSKSNSIDDAIGQAISDAIDKAEAEGWKGIVIGNNAKNFTVGANLMNVGMLAMQQEFDQLDKLVDGFQQLNMKIKTCKVPVVVATQGYVFGGGCEIAMHCDAGVYAAESYIGLVEVGVGLIPGGGGTKELALRASDSYFEGDVMMPTLLDAFQTVATAKVSTSAHEAFDYKYLIEGKDFVEVNLQRNIGEAKRKVLELSREYVAPSIREDITVLGRAGLAAIYTAINEFKLGKYISEYDGVVARHVANILCGGELTQTTQVSEQYLLDLEREAFLSLLGNQKTLERIQYTLQNNKPLRN; from the coding sequence ATGCAATACCGTCTTAAAAAAGTAGCCGTTTTGGGCTCCGGCGTCATGGGTTCCGGCATCGCTTGCCACCTGGCCAACATTGGGCTTGACGTGCTGCTGCTGGACATCGTCCCCTTCAACCTCAGCGATGAGGAGAAGCAGGACCCCGTCAAGCGCAACAGCCAGGCCGTTTCCGCGCTGGCCGCCGCCATTAAATCGAAGCCCGCCCCCCTCTTCAAAAAGGACTTCGCCAAACACATCACCACCGGTAACTTCGAAGATGACTTCGAAAAGATCGCCGATTGCGACTGGGTGATCGAAGTCGTCATCGAACGGCTCGACATTAAAAAGCAGATCTTTGAAAAGGTCGATAAGTACCGTAAGGCCGGTAGCCTGGTGACGTCCAATACCTCTTCCATTCCCATCAATCTACTGGTGGAAGGGCGGAGCGATGACTTCCAGGCCCACTTCTGTGGTACGCACTTCTTTAATCCCCCGCGGTACCTCCGTCTTTTCGAGGTCATCCCCCACGGCGGGACCAAGCAGGACGTGGTGGACTTCTTCATGCACTACGGCGACGTCTACCTCGGTAAGCAGACCGTATTGTGTAAGGACACCCCCGGCTTCATTGGTAACCGTATCGGCGTCATGTCCGGCGTACAGATGATGGACCTCACGGTGAAGTACGACATGACGATCGAGGAGGTGGATGCCATCACCGGCTCCCTCATCGGCCGGCCGAATACGGCGACCTACCGCCTACAGGATCTCGTCGGTATCGATACCAGCGCCAAAGTCTCCGGCTTCGTGATGCAGAATGTTTCCGACGACGAGTACATCGACATGGTGAAGGGTAAGAAGCAGCCCGAATTCATGCACCACCTGCTCAATAACAAGTGGTACGGCAACAAGTCCGGCCAGGGCTTCTACAAAAAGACCAAGGAACGCGATGAGAAGGGTAAATCCATCATCCACGCCCTGAACCTGAAGACGCTGGAATATGCCCCCGCCACCCGCCCCCGCCTCGCCATCGGTAAGAACAAGATGGTGGAGGATATGGGCCGCCGGATGCAGTCCATCGTCAAATCCGACGACCGGGAGGGTAAATTCCTGCGGGAATACTTCGCCGGCCTGCTGGCCTACTCCGCTAACCGCGTCCCTGAAATTGCGGACAACCTCTACAGCATCGACGATGCCATGCGGACGGGTTACTTCTGGGAATACGGCCCCTTCGAGACCTGGGACCAGATCGGCCTCAACGAAGGCATCGCCATGATCAACGAGATCGAAGGCGGCAAAGTAGCCGACTGGGTGAAGGAGATGAAGGCCGCCGGCCACGACTCCTTCTATAAAGTAAAGGACGGCCAACGGCTGTACTACGATCAGTCCTCGAAGAGCTACCAGCCGGTCACGAGCCTGAATAACTACATTATTCTGGATACGCTGCGTGACCAGTCTCCGGTGATCAAGAACGAATCGGCGACCGTCCACGACCTCGGCGACGGCGTGATGTGCGTGGAATTCACTTCCAAGTCCAATTCCATCGACGATGCGATTGGCCAGGCCATCTCTGATGCCATCGATAAGGCGGAAGCGGAAGGTTGGAAAGGGATCGTCATCGGTAACAACGCCAAGAACTTCACCGTCGGTGCCAACCTGATGAACGTTGGGATGCTCGCCATGCAGCAGGAGTTTGACCAGTTAGATAAGCTGGTGGATGGCTTCCAGCAACTCAACATGAAGATCAAAACCTGTAAGGTGCCCGTCGTGGTGGCCACTCAGGGCTACGTCTTTGGTGGTGGTTGCGAGATCGCCATGCACTGCGACGCCGGCGTCTACGCTGCGGAGAGCTACATCGGCCTCGTTGAGGTGGGCGTAGGTCTCATCCCAGGTGGAGGCGGCACGAAAGAGCTTGCTCTCCGTGCTTCCGACAGCTACTTCGAAGGCGACGTGATGATGCCAACCCTGCTGGATGCTTTCCAAACGGTGGCCACGGCCAAGGTGTCGACCTCCGCCCACGAAGCGTTCGACTACAAGTACTTAATCGAAGGCAAGGACTTCGTTGAGGTCAACCTCCAGCGCAATATCGGCGAAGCCAAGCGTAAGGTGTTGGAACTCTCCCGTGAGTACGTCGCCCCGAGCATCCGGGAGGACATCACCGTACTGGGCCGCGCCGGTTTGGCTGCCATCTATACGGCGATCAATGAATTTAAATTGGGTAAGTACATCTCCGAATACGACGGTGTCGTTGCGCGCCACGTAGCCAACATCCTCTGCGGTGGCGAGCTGACTCAGACCACACAAGTATCCGAACAATACCTCCTGGACCTGGAACGGGAAGCCTTCCTGAGTTTACTGGGGAACCAGAAGACGTTGGAGCGGATTCAGTATACGCTGCAGAATAATAAGCCGCTGAGGAACTGA
- a CDS encoding thiolase family protein, with protein MEAYIVKGFRSAVGRAKKGGFKNYRSDDLAVDVIRHLMSTVPEVDPKLIDDVIVGCANPEGEQGLQVGRLIAARALGKEVPGITINRYCASGLESIAMAVGKIKAGFGDMYLAGGAESMSMIPMTGYKLSPSYKAAMDNLNYHVSMGKTAEAVAAKYNVTREEADAFAVRSHEKAAAAIDGGKFDSQIVPVEVEDVFVKDGKMVKSSHTVKMDEGVRRGTSMEGLARLRAVFQTDGVVTAGNSSQTSDGAAFTLVVSERMVKKLNLEPIARLVSCSVGGVDPLYMGIGPCVAVPKALERAGLKIGDIEQTELNEAFATQALAVIKTLGIDPETVNPNGGAIALGHPLGCTGAKLTIQLLEEMRLRNQKYGMVTACVGGGQGIAGVIERL; from the coding sequence ATGGAGGCATACATAGTAAAAGGATTCCGCTCCGCCGTTGGCCGCGCCAAAAAGGGAGGATTTAAAAATTATCGTTCGGACGATCTGGCCGTGGACGTTATTCGTCATCTGATGAGTACCGTGCCGGAGGTTGATCCGAAACTCATCGACGATGTGATCGTCGGCTGTGCTAACCCGGAAGGGGAGCAGGGGCTGCAGGTGGGTCGCCTCATCGCCGCCCGCGCTTTGGGTAAGGAAGTGCCCGGAATCACCATAAACCGTTACTGTGCGTCCGGCCTGGAGTCGATCGCGATGGCGGTGGGTAAGATCAAAGCTGGCTTTGGGGATATGTACCTCGCCGGTGGCGCGGAGAGCATGAGCATGATCCCGATGACGGGCTACAAACTCAGCCCCAGCTACAAAGCGGCGATGGATAACCTGAACTACCACGTTTCGATGGGTAAGACCGCCGAAGCCGTGGCCGCGAAGTACAACGTCACCCGCGAGGAGGCGGACGCCTTCGCCGTGCGCAGCCACGAAAAGGCCGCCGCCGCCATTGACGGGGGCAAATTTGACAGCCAGATCGTCCCCGTTGAGGTGGAGGATGTGTTCGTCAAGGATGGCAAAATGGTGAAGAGCAGCCATACCGTGAAGATGGACGAAGGTGTCCGCCGCGGTACTAGCATGGAGGGATTGGCCCGCCTGCGCGCCGTCTTCCAAACGGATGGGGTAGTAACGGCCGGTAACTCCAGCCAGACTTCGGACGGAGCCGCCTTTACGCTCGTTGTATCCGAACGGATGGTGAAAAAACTGAACCTGGAACCCATCGCCCGCCTGGTGAGTTGCTCCGTCGGTGGGGTGGACCCCCTGTACATGGGTATTGGCCCCTGCGTGGCCGTCCCCAAAGCCCTCGAGCGCGCCGGCCTGAAGATTGGCGACATCGAGCAAACGGAACTCAACGAGGCCTTCGCCACCCAGGCGCTGGCCGTCATCAAAACGCTGGGCATTGACCCCGAAACCGTCAACCCGAACGGTGGTGCGATTGCCCTCGGTCACCCACTGGGTTGTACTGGCGCCAAACTCACCATCCAGTTATTGGAAGAGATGCGGCTACGCAACCAGAAGTACGGCATGGTAACTGCCTGCGTTGGTGGTGGCCAGGGTATTGCTGGGGTGATTGAGCGGTTGTAG
- a CDS encoding family 43 glycosylhydrolase — translation MSYYYPLVLSLLTLLLCTCDSAQNDGSTGRTMGEVTTISNVEPRLTKDGQIVDAHDGRIIEFEGAYYWYGTQYGKTNGFTTANEYHVYRSDDMVTWEHLGPALADHPEGVHYRPHVIYNAASKQYVLWYNWYPTLWEGHFGVAVSDSPGGPFTLVNDDVKVTHSDLGVGDFGLFVDADQTAYISYNTIDGHRVSVEKLSADYLGSTLENGGYIAQYCEAGSMFKRNGIYYLLTDYTCCFCNQGAGARVYMSDDPLSEWTLTNNINRRPGRQAPLLRDDVTFTTHYAALAKGEQGFESLIVDLAAKDGHPQLTLYHFTGDRSGQCGEVDNPRVHQDIVVPTFTVDYYDHGWQPAGEVAVTTTPKNMLTEMTFDVDRFNGQRLRFTPVAEYSYPVRLTEVAGDLDGVYISNGQPGPVIIPAQQTYVMELKTSNGNEFIWMGDLWGSASDNVKGHDYQYWSSPLRFDSLGWIAPLELEEEIRVAL, via the coding sequence GGGCGAACCATGGGTGAAGTCACCACTATCTCAAACGTCGAACCCCGGCTGACCAAGGACGGGCAGATCGTCGATGCGCACGACGGGCGGATCATTGAATTCGAGGGCGCTTATTACTGGTACGGGACGCAATACGGGAAGACGAACGGCTTCACGACGGCCAACGAATACCACGTGTACCGGAGCGACGATATGGTGACCTGGGAGCACCTCGGCCCCGCGCTGGCAGACCACCCGGAGGGCGTGCACTACCGGCCGCACGTGATCTACAACGCCGCCAGCAAGCAGTACGTGCTATGGTATAATTGGTACCCAACGCTGTGGGAAGGGCACTTCGGCGTGGCGGTTTCGGATAGCCCCGGCGGCCCCTTCACGCTGGTGAACGATGACGTGAAGGTGACGCATTCGGACCTCGGCGTCGGTGATTTCGGCCTCTTCGTGGATGCGGACCAGACGGCCTACATCAGTTATAACACCATCGACGGGCACCGCGTATCGGTAGAAAAACTGAGCGCGGATTACCTCGGCTCCACGCTCGAAAATGGCGGCTACATCGCCCAGTACTGCGAGGCGGGGTCGATGTTCAAACGGAACGGCATCTATTATTTACTGACGGATTACACCTGCTGTTTCTGCAACCAGGGCGCCGGGGCCCGCGTGTATATGTCGGACGACCCGCTGAGCGAATGGACGCTCACCAACAACATCAACCGGCGGCCCGGGCGGCAAGCGCCGTTGCTTCGGGACGACGTTACGTTTACCACCCATTACGCCGCCCTGGCGAAGGGGGAGCAAGGCTTTGAAAGCCTGATCGTTGACCTCGCCGCCAAGGATGGCCACCCCCAACTTACGCTGTACCACTTCACCGGAGACCGCTCCGGGCAGTGCGGAGAGGTGGACAACCCGCGGGTGCACCAGGATATCGTAGTGCCCACTTTTACCGTAGATTATTACGACCACGGCTGGCAGCCCGCCGGTGAAGTTGCCGTCACCACCACACCCAAAAATATGCTGACGGAAATGACCTTCGACGTGGACCGCTTTAACGGCCAACGCCTCCGTTTCACGCCGGTGGCGGAGTATTCCTACCCCGTCCGCCTCACCGAAGTGGCGGGCGATTTGGACGGAGTATATATCAGCAACGGCCAGCCCGGCCCCGTCATCATCCCCGCCCAGCAGACGTACGTCATGGAGCTGAAGACCAGTAACGGCAACGAATTCATCTGGATGGGTGACCTCTGGGGTTCCGCCTCCGACAACGTGAAGGGCCACGACTACCAGTACTGGAGTAGCCCGCTGAGGTTTGATTCCCTGGGCTGGATCGCGCCGTTGGAGTTGGAGGAAGAGATTCGGGTGGCGTTGTAG